The Pseudomonadota bacterium DNA segment GAATTTCGGGGCAATGCGCTCTGCAATTTACTGGACGCTGCTTGTTCTTGATATAGGCTTCTGGTGGGTTGCCGGATTGCTTGATCCGATGTGGCTCATTATTATTGTTATCTTCTTCATATTCATGGATCAGTTCTGTATTACCGTGTGGTGTCCTTTTAAGACAATCATTCAGAATAAGTGTTGTAATACCTGCAGGATAAACAACTGGGGATATCTTATGGCCTTTTCGCCTTTAATATTTATTCCTTCTTTCTGGACATATTCAATCCTGTTTTTATCTGTTATTATTATTATCCAGTGGGAATATCTTTATTATAAGCACCCTGAAAGATTTTATGAGCTTTATAATGCGAAGCTTATGTGTAAAAACTGCGTAAACAGGTGCAAAAAGATTCGGGATTAAGCGTTTAAAACCATTGGCCTGATCGGGGGTAATAAACTATAATTATAAATAAGACGCAGCATGTCCCCTATTTTCTCAGGGCGATGTCTTTACGTCTTCCTTTTCTCCAGCAGCTTCCTCTTCCGCCGCGTTCTCCTGCTCCTCAGCAACTTCCTGCCCTTCTATCAACTCTCCTTCCTGTCCCTCTATCAACTCTCCTTCCTGTCCCTCTATCAACTCTCCTTCCTGTCCCTCTATCAACTCTCCTTCCTGTCCCTCGGAAACATCTTCTGCTTTTTGCCCGAATCGGCGCTGTCGCTTTTCTTCCTGTTTTTTCAGCCTGGCACTTTCTTTCTTTCTTTTTTCGCTTTTAAAGCCTCCGTATTTTCCCATTTAAAGCCTCCTTAAGTTTTAGTACATAACAGTGCCACACTCCATTGCAGGTTATTCTTTTTGTTCCGGACTCAACAAATGCCCCTCTTCGGGATTATCAAAGAACTGAAGCCCGTCAGAATGAACATGTAAAATAACAGTGAAAATATATCAAATAGTACCACTAAAATCATAGAAAGGATAGTCTAAGCATGAAAAAACTTATAATTTTTTGAAATGTCAGGATTTAATACTCAGCAGGATCTTCAGCATCAAAAGCCCTGGATTGTTTTTTTCTCGACTGAATATGCTTTAATTCGAGCACCTTCTCCTTTGCGCGTTTAGAGCGTCTACGTTTCTGTCTTCGTATTTTTTCAATCGCCTGTTCCCTCATGCTCCTTTTGCCAAGTATCATGTTTTCTATTTTTTCAATAAGAATCCTGCGTGCAAAAAACCTGTTCAGTGATTGAGAACGTTCCTGCTGACATTTTACCTCAATCCCTGTGGGCAGATGTTTCAAATATACACAGGTTGAAACTTTATTTACATTCTGGCCGCCGTGGCCGCTTGAATGCACAAATTTTTCTATAATATCCACCTCTTTGATGCCAAGCTCCTCCATCTTTTCTTCAAGCATTTTTTCTTTTTCAGAGCTTACTCCATATTTTAAGAAAGACATATATTATTATCCCTGGGTTACAGTTTCCCGTACCCTGCTTTTAGCGCGACGCGATCCAATCATGGATCGCTCTGTTTACTTCATCCGATTTTTCAAGCGTCGGCATATGGCCTGCATCTTCTATTGTCACAAGCCGTGACCCTTCTAACTGCTCATGAAGATACTCAGAATATTTTGGTGGTGTAAGAACATCATCATTCCCGCAGATGATCAATGCAGGTATTTTTATTTTATTTACCGAATCCATTAAGTCAAAACCTTCACAGGCAAAAAAATCACCGTATATTAC contains these protein-coding regions:
- a CDS encoding peptide chain release factor-like protein yields the protein MSFLKYGVSSEKEKMLEEKMEELGIKEVDIIEKFVHSSGHGGQNVNKVSTCVYLKHLPTGIEVKCQQERSQSLNRFFARRILIEKIENMILGKRSMREQAIEKIRRQKRRRSKRAKEKVLELKHIQSRKKQSRAFDAEDPAEY